A single region of the Paramicrobacterium fandaimingii genome encodes:
- a CDS encoding DNA polymerase Y family protein yields MGTSTTRTLVLRFPGWSAAAAATAHGAAHDLPLAVLVSGVVSACNAAASAWGVAPGQRLREAQAACPQLEVHPYDRDADYRAFEGIFQVIEERAPGGQILQPGLCALRLRGPSRYYGGERAAAETLTRAVRASGFADVRAGIADGIFPAELAARRARAGEIVAIPSADTARFVAAVPIDELPAEALAENGPLLHRLGVHLLGDYARLDVAQVRDRFGPDAVRVHRLANGDDPRMVVPTETTLEYSVHREFDEALDRIDQIAFSLRADIDALTQRVAESQKVATSIRIELRDDRGGLRERTWLHPRFFRAPDIVDRVRWQVQGTQAGAAALEAPISAVLITVVTIDDRAHYEAGLWGESADQRVHNSITRVQSMIGHTGVCTLQPGEGRLLRERQLLVPWGEKRSSADRSSEPWPGSQTGLAPSLVFENPAEVAVLDTAGEVASLTERGTLRAPLMALSLDGSIRMLRGWAGPWSVDARWWDARRHQRVHRFQAVDDHGDAWMLTMQSGRWSVEARYD; encoded by the coding sequence ATGGGTACATCAACGACACGCACCCTCGTGCTGCGGTTTCCCGGGTGGTCGGCAGCGGCTGCGGCAACGGCTCACGGGGCTGCGCACGATCTTCCTCTTGCAGTGCTTGTCTCCGGGGTCGTTTCTGCGTGCAACGCGGCGGCATCAGCCTGGGGGGTCGCGCCGGGACAGCGCCTGCGTGAGGCGCAGGCCGCGTGCCCGCAGCTCGAGGTGCATCCCTACGATCGCGACGCCGACTATCGAGCATTCGAGGGTATTTTTCAGGTGATCGAGGAACGTGCGCCGGGCGGGCAGATTCTTCAGCCGGGACTGTGCGCGCTGCGCCTGCGGGGGCCCAGCCGGTACTACGGGGGAGAGCGCGCAGCAGCCGAGACGCTGACGCGCGCCGTTCGAGCGAGTGGCTTCGCCGATGTTCGCGCGGGAATCGCCGACGGAATCTTTCCCGCTGAGCTTGCTGCCCGCCGAGCACGCGCGGGCGAGATCGTGGCGATCCCCTCTGCCGACACCGCCCGCTTCGTCGCTGCCGTTCCCATCGATGAGCTGCCCGCAGAGGCACTTGCCGAGAACGGGCCTCTGCTGCACAGGCTCGGAGTGCATCTTCTTGGCGACTACGCTCGCCTGGACGTCGCACAGGTGCGTGATCGGTTCGGCCCGGATGCTGTGCGCGTGCACCGTCTGGCGAACGGCGATGATCCCCGCATGGTGGTTCCGACAGAGACCACCCTCGAGTACTCGGTGCACCGTGAATTCGACGAGGCTCTCGACCGCATCGATCAGATCGCGTTCAGCCTTCGTGCCGATATCGACGCCCTCACACAGAGGGTTGCCGAGTCACAGAAGGTGGCGACGAGCATTCGCATCGAGCTTCGTGACGATCGCGGTGGCCTGAGGGAACGCACCTGGTTGCATCCGCGGTTCTTCCGGGCGCCAGACATCGTCGATCGTGTGCGGTGGCAGGTGCAGGGAACACAGGCGGGAGCCGCTGCCCTTGAAGCGCCGATCAGCGCGGTGCTGATCACCGTAGTGACAATCGACGATCGGGCACACTACGAGGCAGGGCTCTGGGGAGAGAGCGCTGACCAGCGCGTTCACAACAGCATCACTCGAGTGCAGAGCATGATCGGGCACACCGGAGTCTGCACTCTTCAGCCAGGCGAGGGTCGTCTTCTGCGGGAGAGGCAGCTGCTCGTTCCCTGGGGTGAGAAGCGCTCGAGCGCAGATCGCAGCAGCGAACCCTGGCCGGGCTCGCAGACGGGGCTTGCGCCGAGCCTTGTGTTTGAGAATCCGGCGGAGGTCGCCGTTCTCGACACCGCGGGCGAGGTTGCCTCGCTCACCGAGCGAGGCACGCTTCGGGCACCGCTCATGGCGCTGTCGCTCGACGGGAGCATTCGCATGCTGCGCGGCTGGGCGGGGCCCTGGAGCGTCGATGCGCGCTGGTGGGATGCTCGCCGGCACCAGCGGGTTCACCGCTTTCAAGCGGTCGACGATCATGGTGACGCCTGGATGCTGACGATGCAGAGCGGTCGCTGGAGTGTCGAGGCCCGCTATGACTGA
- a CDS encoding error-prone DNA polymerase, which yields MGWHNPPVPWSEFARRLSDDPEVAAAQVAASREESPQVADTAAETRRAVQTPEVPYAELHAHSAYSFLDGASMPEQLVDDAVDLGLSGMALTDHDGFYGAVRFAEVAAQHPGFSTVFGAELSLDLSEPQNGEADPGGTHLLALARGADGYRHLARTITAANLAEGAQKGSPRYSLESLGDQLAGYVHVLTGCRKGAVRRALESGGRAAAAKELDRLTALFGNDGVTVELFVRGEALDDARNDALSALAAERGLPVVATGNVHFARPDQFRLAQALSAVRARRSLDDLEGWLPASGDAFLRSGEEMSRRFAAYPGAVARSVELLDELAFSLRAVSPGLPKLPVPDGYTPMEWLRKLVWEGAARKYADLGGAKIERIERELQVIEEKDFPGYFLIVHDIVRFARSRGILCQGRGSAANSAVCFLLDITAVDSIRYGLPFERFLSSMREEEPDIDVDFESGRREEVIQYVYETYGRYNAAQVCNVISYRPKGAVRDMAKALGHSPGQQDAWSTQIERWGATVEAHDHDIPDAVLELSDQALKLPRHLGIHSGGMVLTDRPVGEVSPIERARMEGRTVLQWDKDDCAWMGLVKFDLLGLGMLEAIAHVFDLVAETCGEQWALDTIPKEEPAVYDVLCRADTVGVFQVESRAQMGMLPRLQPRQFYDLVVEVALVRPGPIQGGAVHPYIKRRMQQREWERKKAAGEVVGEFAVPYLHPKLEPVLKRTLGVPLFQEQLMQMAMAVGECTAEDADQLRRAMGSKRGTERIDSLRDTLYAGMAKNGLVGKQADAVYSKIQAFANFGFAESHSISFALLVYASAWLRLHYPAAFLAALLRAQPMGFYSPQSLVADARRHGVTTRRPDLHLSTVYPSLESNDEGSPPGREECLNSTQPPIGEFDPAAEDAQAQHRRDGAFAVRLGLAAVRGVGEKAAQKIVAEREEHGAFRDMYDLVRRTGVRTPVLEALADAGAFECLGLSRREALWQAEHAAQERPEQLAGTAFAVQPPLFSLLTPEEQTVSDIWATGISPEGHPLEHLREELTTRGVRSAAALRIAEPGRRIHVAGVVTHRQRPATARNVTFLNLEDETGLVNVVCSTGVWNRYRRIARESPALIVRGTLERSPEGVVNVIADQFEQLGIRAQTRSRDFQ from the coding sequence ATGGGCTGGCATAATCCGCCGGTTCCGTGGTCGGAGTTCGCCAGGCGGCTGTCTGACGACCCCGAGGTTGCCGCGGCCCAGGTGGCGGCCTCCCGTGAGGAGTCTCCGCAGGTGGCCGACACCGCGGCTGAGACTCGGCGGGCGGTTCAGACACCGGAGGTGCCCTATGCTGAACTGCACGCGCACTCGGCCTACAGCTTCCTTGACGGCGCAAGCATGCCAGAGCAGCTCGTTGATGATGCTGTCGACCTCGGGTTGTCAGGGATGGCGCTCACCGACCACGATGGCTTTTACGGTGCTGTGCGCTTTGCAGAGGTTGCTGCGCAGCATCCGGGGTTCTCCACGGTTTTCGGCGCGGAGCTCTCTCTCGACCTCTCCGAGCCGCAGAACGGCGAGGCCGATCCCGGAGGAACGCATCTGCTTGCACTCGCGAGGGGAGCAGACGGGTATCGCCATCTGGCGCGCACGATCACTGCAGCGAATCTTGCCGAGGGAGCGCAGAAAGGCAGCCCCCGCTACAGTCTGGAGAGCCTTGGTGACCAGCTGGCCGGCTACGTGCACGTGCTGACCGGATGCCGAAAAGGTGCCGTGAGGCGAGCGCTTGAGAGCGGAGGCCGGGCTGCCGCGGCGAAGGAGCTCGATCGGCTGACCGCTCTCTTCGGGAACGACGGCGTCACCGTTGAGCTTTTCGTCCGAGGGGAAGCGCTCGACGACGCCCGCAACGATGCCCTCTCTGCCTTGGCTGCGGAGCGAGGGCTTCCTGTCGTCGCAACGGGAAACGTGCATTTCGCCCGGCCCGACCAGTTTCGCCTCGCGCAGGCGCTCTCTGCGGTGCGCGCCAGACGAAGCCTCGATGACCTTGAGGGCTGGCTGCCCGCCTCTGGCGATGCTTTTCTGCGAAGTGGCGAAGAGATGTCGAGACGTTTCGCAGCGTACCCCGGTGCCGTTGCGCGCAGCGTGGAGCTGCTGGACGAGCTTGCGTTTTCTCTGCGTGCCGTTTCGCCTGGGCTGCCCAAACTTCCGGTGCCCGACGGATACACCCCAATGGAATGGCTCCGGAAGCTTGTCTGGGAGGGAGCGGCACGCAAGTATGCTGATCTCGGCGGGGCGAAGATCGAGCGCATCGAGCGCGAGCTTCAGGTGATCGAGGAGAAAGACTTTCCCGGCTACTTTCTGATCGTGCATGACATCGTGCGGTTTGCCCGCTCGCGCGGCATCCTCTGTCAAGGCCGAGGCTCCGCCGCCAACTCAGCCGTCTGCTTTCTGCTCGACATCACAGCCGTCGATTCGATTCGCTACGGATTGCCTTTCGAACGCTTCCTCTCGAGCATGCGTGAGGAGGAGCCCGACATCGACGTTGATTTTGAGTCCGGTCGTCGCGAAGAAGTGATCCAGTACGTGTACGAAACGTACGGTCGGTACAACGCAGCGCAGGTCTGCAACGTCATCAGCTATCGGCCGAAGGGCGCGGTGCGCGACATGGCGAAGGCGCTCGGGCACAGCCCAGGGCAGCAAGATGCCTGGAGTACGCAGATCGAACGATGGGGCGCCACCGTTGAAGCGCACGATCACGATATTCCCGACGCGGTTCTCGAGCTCTCGGATCAGGCGCTGAAGCTCCCTCGCCACCTCGGCATCCACTCGGGTGGCATGGTGCTCACCGACCGGCCCGTCGGCGAGGTGAGTCCCATCGAGCGTGCCCGGATGGAGGGCCGTACCGTGCTGCAGTGGGACAAAGACGACTGCGCCTGGATGGGGCTCGTCAAGTTCGACCTGCTCGGGCTCGGCATGCTCGAGGCGATTGCGCATGTCTTCGATCTCGTCGCCGAGACGTGCGGTGAGCAGTGGGCGCTTGACACGATTCCGAAGGAAGAGCCCGCAGTGTACGACGTGCTCTGCCGCGCAGACACTGTCGGGGTGTTTCAAGTGGAGAGTCGTGCGCAGATGGGAATGCTTCCGCGGTTGCAGCCTCGGCAGTTTTACGACCTGGTCGTCGAGGTGGCGCTCGTGCGCCCCGGCCCGATTCAAGGCGGAGCTGTTCACCCCTACATCAAGCGCCGCATGCAGCAGCGCGAGTGGGAGCGCAAGAAGGCAGCAGGAGAGGTGGTGGGTGAATTCGCTGTTCCGTATCTGCACCCCAAACTTGAGCCAGTGCTCAAACGGACGCTCGGCGTTCCGCTGTTCCAAGAGCAGCTGATGCAGATGGCGATGGCCGTCGGCGAATGCACGGCAGAAGATGCCGACCAGCTGCGGCGGGCAATGGGATCAAAGCGAGGGACAGAGCGCATCGACTCGCTGCGTGACACGCTGTATGCCGGAATGGCGAAGAACGGTCTTGTGGGAAAGCAGGCGGATGCTGTCTACTCGAAGATCCAGGCGTTCGCGAATTTCGGCTTCGCCGAGAGCCATTCCATTAGCTTCGCTCTTCTCGTGTATGCAAGCGCGTGGCTTCGGCTGCACTACCCCGCGGCTTTTCTCGCGGCGCTGCTGCGGGCGCAGCCGATGGGCTTCTACTCTCCGCAGAGTCTTGTCGCCGATGCACGACGTCACGGTGTGACGACGCGTCGCCCCGATCTGCATCTTTCGACCGTCTACCCTTCGCTTGAGAGCAACGATGAAGGTTCGCCACCAGGTCGCGAGGAATGCCTGAACTCGACGCAGCCGCCCATCGGCGAGTTCGACCCGGCAGCCGAAGACGCGCAGGCTCAGCATCGGCGAGATGGAGCATTCGCCGTTCGCCTCGGACTTGCCGCCGTGCGCGGAGTGGGAGAGAAGGCCGCGCAGAAGATCGTCGCGGAGCGCGAGGAGCACGGAGCGTTCCGAGACATGTACGATCTCGTTCGAAGAACCGGTGTGCGAACACCCGTGCTGGAGGCTCTTGCCGACGCCGGCGCCTTCGAATGCCTGGGGCTGAGTCGCCGAGAGGCGCTGTGGCAGGCAGAGCATGCTGCGCAGGAGCGCCCAGAACAGCTCGCGGGTACCGCATTCGCTGTTCAACCTCCGCTTTTCTCGCTGCTCACACCGGAAGAGCAGACCGTGTCTGACATCTGGGCGACGGGAATCTCCCCCGAGGGGCATCCACTCGAACACCTGCGTGAGGAGCTCACCACGCGAGGCGTGAGAAGCGCGGCGGCTCTGCGCATCGCGGAGCCGGGCAGGCGCATCCACGTCGCGGGTGTTGTGACGCACAGACAACGGCCGGCTACGGCCCGCAACGTGACGTTCTTGAACCTCGAAGATGAGACGGGGTTGGTCAACGTGGTCTGCAGCACGGGGGTCTGGAACAGATATCGGCGCATCGCACGGGAAAGCCCGGCGCTGATTGTTCGCGGAACGCTCGAGCGTTCGCCCGAAGGCGTCGTCAACGTGATCGCTGATCAGTTTGAGCAACTGGGCATTCGTGCGCAGACGCGTTCCCGGGACTTCCAGTAG
- a CDS encoding aldo/keto reductase → MTFIADESRYDSMRYRRAGNSGLRLPELSLGLWHNFGDERPIETQRAIVRRAFDLGVTHFDLANNYGPPAGSAESNFGHILATDLAAYRDEIIISSKAGYYMWPGPYGEWGSRKNLLASLDRSLRRLGVDYVDVFYSHRPDPETPIEETMGALASAVHAGKALYVGISNYSPEQTDAAAAALAEHKVPLVLHQPSYSMFNRHVEHGLFPVLDRTGSGCVVFSPLSQGLLTNRYLDGSIPSDSRAATSPFLSADRIDETYLVRARALDDIASARGQSLAQLALSWILRQSNVTSAVIGASSVSQLEQNIAALDTPALTNAEISAIEPFAVDGTGKG, encoded by the coding sequence ATGACATTCATCGCCGACGAGTCCCGGTACGATTCCATGCGCTATCGACGGGCAGGCAACTCCGGCCTGCGCCTTCCCGAGCTTTCACTGGGGCTGTGGCATAACTTCGGTGATGAGCGGCCGATTGAGACGCAGAGAGCCATCGTTCGGCGGGCGTTCGATCTCGGAGTAACGCATTTCGACCTCGCGAACAATTACGGGCCGCCTGCCGGAAGCGCCGAAAGCAACTTCGGGCACATTCTCGCGACAGATCTGGCCGCCTATCGCGACGAGATCATCATTTCAAGCAAAGCCGGCTATTACATGTGGCCGGGGCCGTACGGCGAATGGGGGTCGAGAAAGAACCTGCTCGCGTCCCTGGATCGCAGTCTCCGTCGGCTCGGAGTCGACTACGTCGATGTCTTCTATTCGCACCGTCCCGACCCTGAAACGCCCATTGAAGAGACAATGGGTGCTCTGGCCTCGGCCGTTCACGCGGGTAAGGCACTGTACGTCGGCATTTCCAACTATTCGCCGGAGCAAACGGATGCCGCTGCGGCGGCGCTCGCCGAGCACAAGGTTCCCCTCGTGCTGCACCAGCCCTCGTACAGCATGTTCAATCGCCATGTCGAGCACGGCCTGTTTCCCGTGCTCGATCGCACGGGGAGCGGCTGCGTCGTCTTTTCTCCGCTCTCGCAGGGGCTGCTCACGAACCGTTATCTCGACGGCAGCATTCCGTCAGACTCGCGCGCAGCCACGAGCCCGTTCCTCTCTGCCGACCGCATAGACGAGACATATCTCGTGCGTGCCCGCGCCCTCGACGACATCGCTTCGGCACGCGGGCAGAGTCTCGCGCAACTCGCCTTGTCATGGATTCTGCGGCAGAGCAATGTCACGTCGGCCGTAATCGGGGCTTCCTCGGTCTCACAGCTGGAGCAGAACATCGCGGCGCTCGATACTCCAGCGCTCACAAATGCGGAGATTTCCGCCATCGAGCCCTTCGCTGTCGACGGAACGGGAAAGGGGTGA
- the nadE gene encoding ammonia-dependent NAD(+) synthetase, with translation MRELQAQIIDELGVKPHIDPQEEIERRISFLDEYLGTTGAAGYVLGISGGQDSSLTGRLCQRAVERRRARGAAAMFLAVRLPYAIQHDEADAVLAVDFIAPDRAVTFNIKQSVDGMADEYARATGERIGDFNKGNVKARARMVAQYALAGADGSLVVGTDHAAEALTGFYTKFGDGAADVTPLAGLSKRQGASMLQRLGAPARLFEKIPTADLLDDEPGQSDEANLGLSYTDIDDYLEGAEVSHEAAERIESAFMRSRHKRTVPVGPADTWWR, from the coding sequence ATGCGAGAACTCCAGGCCCAGATCATCGACGAACTCGGGGTGAAGCCCCACATCGATCCTCAGGAAGAGATTGAGCGGCGCATCAGCTTTCTCGATGAGTACCTCGGCACAACCGGGGCAGCAGGGTATGTGCTCGGCATCAGCGGTGGGCAAGATTCCTCACTCACCGGCCGCCTCTGTCAACGAGCTGTTGAACGTCGCCGTGCTCGCGGCGCCGCTGCGATGTTTCTCGCTGTTCGACTTCCGTACGCGATTCAGCACGATGAGGCAGATGCCGTTCTCGCCGTCGATTTCATCGCACCAGATCGCGCGGTGACGTTCAACATCAAGCAGTCCGTCGATGGCATGGCAGACGAGTATGCCCGTGCGACGGGGGAGCGCATCGGTGATTTCAACAAAGGAAACGTCAAAGCGCGGGCACGCATGGTCGCTCAGTACGCGCTTGCAGGGGCAGACGGCTCTCTCGTCGTCGGAACCGATCACGCTGCGGAGGCTCTCACCGGCTTCTATACGAAGTTCGGCGATGGCGCCGCCGATGTGACTCCGCTCGCTGGGCTGTCAAAACGGCAGGGGGCGAGCATGCTCCAAAGGTTGGGGGCACCGGCGCGGCTCTTCGAGAAGATTCCCACAGCAGACCTGCTCGACGATGAACCAGGGCAGTCGGACGAAGCGAACCTGGGGCTCTCCTACACAGACATCGATGATTACCTCGAGGGTGCTGAGGTCTCACATGAGGCGGCTGAGCGGATCGAGTCAGCGTTTATGCGCAGCAGGCACAAACGCACAGTGCCGGTTGGCCCGGCCGACACATGGTGGCGTTAG
- a CDS encoding DUF6993 domain-containing protein gives MARTTALLGALGVMLLLTLGLSGCAPAAESTAQPTGSPSDEASAPTATAQPTLDPEGSAGDNLDFFDAVNEKVIADNPDALGMDFIDALVEAGFEKSAMEATEDYSTVGNRAESIQFSVRWKDKCLIGQNGEAVGGYHSVVMNMLDAGTCLVGNTRAIG, from the coding sequence GTGGCTCGGACGACGGCACTGCTCGGGGCACTCGGCGTAATGCTGCTTCTGACGTTGGGACTCTCCGGATGCGCGCCGGCAGCCGAGTCGACAGCGCAGCCAACGGGATCGCCAAGCGACGAGGCGAGCGCTCCGACGGCGACAGCGCAGCCGACTCTCGATCCCGAGGGGTCGGCAGGGGACAACCTCGACTTCTTCGATGCCGTCAACGAAAAGGTGATCGCCGATAACCCCGATGCCCTTGGCATGGACTTCATCGATGCCCTTGTCGAGGCCGGGTTCGAAAAGTCGGCGATGGAGGCGACGGAGGACTACTCCACCGTTGGCAATCGCGCAGAGTCCATCCAGTTTTCGGTGCGTTGGAAGGACAAGTGTCTGATCGGTCAGAATGGCGAAGCCGTCGGTGGCTACCATTCGGTCGTGATGAACATGCTCGACGCGGGCACATGCCTCGTCGGCAACACCCGTGCGATCGGGTAG
- a CDS encoding single-stranded DNA-binding protein: MADTITVTGVVGTTPHLGDAAGTPVCNFRLATSLRRYDKQTGAWTEYGTNWYSVGAYRYLGKNVAASVRKGDRVVVTGRVRLREWSNQAGKGMTIDIDATSVGHDLTWGTTTFRKHNDTGDAVEAEAGPVDVEAHADQTGAAAEERAGLIETAGESFHNGWPAVSVGTEDVDAA; this comes from the coding sequence ATGGCCGATACGATCACTGTCACCGGAGTTGTCGGAACCACTCCGCATTTGGGAGATGCCGCGGGCACACCCGTCTGCAATTTTCGCCTGGCGACGAGCCTGCGACGGTATGACAAACAGACGGGAGCCTGGACGGAGTACGGAACGAACTGGTACTCGGTCGGCGCGTACCGGTACCTCGGCAAGAACGTCGCGGCGAGTGTTCGCAAGGGAGATCGCGTCGTTGTCACCGGGCGAGTTCGGCTCAGAGAATGGTCGAACCAAGCGGGTAAGGGGATGACGATCGACATCGACGCAACGTCGGTCGGGCACGACCTCACCTGGGGAACCACGACATTCCGCAAGCACAACGACACGGGCGACGCCGTCGAGGCAGAAGCCGGGCCCGTCGATGTTGAGGCACACGCAGATCAGACAGGCGCGGCAGCAGAAGAACGGGCGGGGCTTATTGAAACAGCGGGCGAAAGCTTTCATAACGGTTGGCCTGCTGTGAGTGTCGGCACCGAGGATGTCGACGCGGCGTGA